A genomic segment from Pleurocapsa minor HA4230-MV1 encodes:
- a CDS encoding DUF4334 domain-containing protein, translated as MDTSANFQAIAQQNQTSTEEALQLFDELEPVDIEFMLGRWQGSGFPTHHPMDGLLEAFNWYGKEFISPDHVHPLLFTDGNSIFKVDPNPTIMNLGLSFPIPKNEGLKPFYSAMNKLLKTEESKARIRMMEHRGKVSATMIYDYLPINDVFRKVDNNTVLGLMDYKSIPQPFFFTLKRE; from the coding sequence ATGGACACTTCAGCTAATTTTCAGGCGATCGCTCAACAAAATCAAACTAGCACCGAAGAAGCACTGCAACTCTTTGATGAACTAGAACCTGTAGACATCGAATTTATGCTTGGTAGATGGCAAGGATCGGGTTTTCCGACTCATCATCCGATGGATGGTTTACTTGAAGCTTTCAACTGGTATGGCAAAGAATTTATCTCTCCAGATCATGTCCATCCTTTACTGTTTACCGATGGTAATAGTATTTTTAAGGTTGACCCTAACCCCACAATAATGAACCTGGGACTTAGTTTCCCTATTCCTAAAAATGAAGGTCTAAAACCTTTTTATAGTGCGATGAATAAGCTACTCAAAACAGAAGAGAGTAAAGCCAGAATTCGCATGATGGAACATCGAGGTAAAGTCAGCGCCACGATGATTTATGATTATCTACCTATTAACGACGTGTTTAGAAAAGTAGATAACAATACTGTTTTAGGTTTAATGGATTATAAATCAATACCCCAACCCTTCTTTTTTACCTTAAAAAGAGAATAG
- a CDS encoding CDP-archaeol synthase produces MGWTQYFIPDTLNLLWLALSLFIAGVIEAFLWKTSPFQALNVPIQIDWFGENKKWRGLISLPLAMVTSVYLLNLLEIIIPVLSRQAISFSNFNLIEFGLLVGFIFNLAELPNSFIKRRLDIPPGDENNQLFYFIDHMDSTYGVLILWYFYFHFPLHFIVTGLIVTPLLFMGATELRKKLGLK; encoded by the coding sequence ATGGGCTGGACACAATACTTTATTCCAGATACTTTAAATTTACTTTGGCTAGCTCTTAGTCTATTTATTGCTGGAGTTATTGAAGCTTTTTTGTGGAAAACCAGTCCGTTTCAAGCCTTGAATGTTCCCATTCAAATTGATTGGTTTGGGGAAAACAAAAAATGGCGTGGCTTAATAAGTTTACCGCTGGCGATGGTCACCAGTGTTTATTTATTAAATCTATTAGAAATAATAATTCCTGTTCTTTCTCGGCAAGCAATTTCCTTTTCTAACTTCAATCTAATTGAGTTTGGTCTATTAGTTGGTTTTATATTTAATCTTGCCGAGTTACCCAATTCTTTTATTAAACGTCGTTTGGATATTCCCCCTGGTGATGAAAATAATCAGCTTTTTTATTTCATCGATCATATGGATTCTACCTACGGGGTTCTAATCTTGTGGTACTTCTATTTTCACTTTCCTTTACACTTTATTGTCACAGGTTTAATTGTCACTCCATTATTATTTATGGGTGCAACAGAGTTAAGAAAAAAATTAGGCTTAAAATAA
- a CDS encoding fatty acyl-AMP ligase — translation MVINSTIVDVLLDKATIVPYQTAYTFLADGENESGSCTYQQLDLQARAIAVQLLTKVKPGDRALLVYPYTAGLEFIAAFMGCLYAGVVAVTDYPRQHIKSLSQYQDRIVDCQASIALTTHEFADRVKGQLIAHPTMALKLKALPWIESDRVDLGLAEHWRSPKIDGDTLAFLQYTSGSTGQPKGVMVTHGNVLHNSEVIYQSFGHHPQTKILMWLPMFHDMGLIGGVMQPLFAGLPAVLMSPIALAQQPFLWLQALSKYQITTSGGPNFAYDLLCQKITDEQRASLDLSHWEVAFTGAEPVRAETLAKFSQLYKPCGFKKEAFYPCYGMAEGTLLITGIDASEYPTITYLDRQALTQDQVLVVNAEHPNAKAVVSCGHTWLGDEVIIVNPETKTQCEGDGASAPSTKRIGEIWAAGAGIGKGYYQREEQTEATFQARLADSSNKTYLRTGDLGFIQDGELYITGRIKDMMILWGRNHYPQHIEETVESCHPALRPNHGAAFSIDLGGEEQLVIAHEVNRTDLRTLNAEEVIGAIRLAVGEQNMANVFAVALLKTGSIPKTSSGKIQRKACQSMFLDGSLNTVAQWQQSEIPETDITDLAGQFFSD, via the coding sequence ATGGTAATTAATTCCACCATAGTAGATGTTTTACTTGATAAAGCGACAATTGTACCCTATCAAACTGCCTATACCTTTTTAGCCGATGGCGAAAATGAATCTGGTAGCTGTACATACCAACAATTAGATCTTCAGGCACGAGCGATCGCCGTACAGTTGTTGACTAAAGTTAAGCCAGGCGATCGCGCTTTATTGGTTTATCCCTATACTGCTGGTTTAGAGTTTATTGCTGCTTTTATGGGTTGTCTCTATGCTGGAGTTGTTGCCGTTACCGACTATCCCCGACAGCATATTAAATCACTTAGCCAGTATCAAGATCGGATTGTCGATTGTCAAGCCTCCATTGCCTTAACTACCCACGAATTTGCCGATCGCGTCAAAGGACAGTTAATAGCTCATCCCACCATGGCGCTCAAGCTCAAAGCTTTACCCTGGATAGAGAGCGATCGAGTCGATCTGGGTTTGGCCGAGCATTGGCGATCGCCTAAAATTGACGGTGATACTTTAGCGTTTTTACAATATACTTCTGGGTCAACGGGACAACCCAAAGGAGTAATGGTGACTCATGGCAACGTGCTGCACAACTCTGAAGTTATTTATCAATCTTTTGGTCATCATCCTCAAACTAAAATCCTGATGTGGCTACCCATGTTTCACGATATGGGCTTAATTGGCGGGGTGATGCAGCCTCTATTTGCTGGATTGCCTGCGGTATTAATGTCACCAATCGCTTTGGCACAGCAGCCTTTTCTCTGGTTACAGGCATTGTCTAAATATCAGATAACTACTAGTGGCGGGCCAAATTTTGCCTACGATCTTCTTTGCCAAAAGATTACCGACGAGCAAAGAGCTAGTTTAGACCTTAGTCATTGGGAAGTGGCGTTTACAGGAGCGGAGCCTGTGCGGGCAGAAACCCTTGCCAAGTTTAGTCAGTTATATAAACCCTGTGGATTTAAAAAAGAAGCCTTCTACCCCTGTTACGGTATGGCTGAGGGAACATTGTTGATTACGGGTATCGATGCCTCTGAATATCCGACTATTACCTATCTTGATCGACAAGCTTTAACGCAAGACCAGGTGTTAGTTGTAAACGCGGAGCATCCTAATGCTAAAGCAGTCGTTAGTTGTGGTCATACTTGGCTGGGAGACGAAGTGATTATCGTTAATCCTGAAACTAAAACTCAGTGTGAAGGCGATGGCGCATCCGCGCCGTCTACGAAACGCATCGGCGAAATTTGGGCAGCAGGGGCAGGTATTGGCAAAGGATACTATCAAAGGGAAGAACAAACCGAGGCGACTTTTCAAGCGAGATTAGCTGATAGCTCAAATAAGACTTATCTTCGTACAGGGGATCTGGGATTTATTCAAGACGGTGAACTATATATTACGGGAAGGATTAAAGACATGATGATTCTTTGGGGGCGAAATCATTATCCGCAACACATTGAAGAAACAGTGGAAAGCTGCCATCCTGCCCTTCGTCCTAATCATGGTGCCGCCTTTAGCATCGATCTAGGGGGAGAAGAACAGTTAGTGATCGCTCATGAAGTCAATCGTACTGATTTACGTACGCTCAACGCCGAGGAAGTTATCGGGGCAATTCGTCTAGCAGTGGGAGAACAAAATATGGCGAATGTCTTTGCCGTAGCTTTACTCAAAACTGGTAGTATTCCTAAAACTTCCAGTGGCAAAATTCAGCGAAAAGCCTGTCAGAGTATGTTTCTTGATGGTAGTTTAAACACCGTAGCGCAATGGCAGCAGTCAGAAATACCCGAAACCGATATTACTGATTTGGCGGGGCAATTTTTTAGTGATTAA
- a CDS encoding inositol-3-phosphate synthase — MGSIKVAIVGIGNCSSSLIQGIEYYRDKQAEDAIGLMHWDLGGYKPYDLEVVAAFDIDQRKVGKDVAEAIFAPPNCTTVFCENVPQTGVKVQMGAILDGVAAHMQDADEKYTFVISDRPEQSKADIVNILKQSGTEVLVNYLPVGSQEAVEFYAECALDAGVAFVNCIPVFIASKTLWAEKFKSHGIPIIGDDIKSQFGATISHRTLVDLCKKRGVKVERTYQLNTGGNTDFRNMLDRSRLDSKKESKTEAVQGVIAKRLEDEDIHVGPSDYVPWQKDNKVAFIRIEGKLFGDVPMNLEMRLSVEDSPNSAGVVIDAIRCCKLGLDRGIGGVLTAPSAYFMKHPPEQFTDDQAYQMTEAFIVEQ; from the coding sequence GTGGGGAGTATAAAAGTAGCAATTGTCGGTATAGGAAACTGTTCCAGTTCTCTTATCCAAGGAATCGAATACTACCGAGATAAACAGGCAGAAGATGCCATTGGCTTGATGCACTGGGATTTGGGAGGCTACAAGCCTTACGATCTTGAGGTAGTTGCTGCGTTTGATATTGACCAGCGCAAAGTAGGCAAAGATGTCGCCGAGGCGATTTTTGCTCCTCCTAACTGTACAACTGTTTTCTGTGAAAATGTACCCCAAACTGGAGTGAAGGTACAAATGGGCGCAATTCTAGATGGTGTGGCAGCCCACATGCAAGATGCTGATGAAAAATATACTTTTGTAATTAGCGATCGCCCTGAACAGTCAAAAGCAGATATTGTCAACATTCTTAAACAGTCTGGGACAGAGGTTTTAGTCAATTACCTCCCTGTGGGTTCTCAAGAAGCCGTGGAGTTTTATGCTGAATGCGCTTTGGATGCAGGAGTCGCTTTTGTTAACTGTATTCCTGTCTTTATCGCTAGCAAGACATTGTGGGCAGAAAAGTTTAAAAGTCACGGGATTCCCATTATCGGCGATGATATTAAATCGCAGTTTGGGGCAACCATTAGTCACCGCACTTTAGTCGATTTGTGCAAAAAACGCGGGGTTAAAGTCGAACGTACTTATCAGCTCAACACTGGCGGTAATACTGATTTCCGCAACATGCTCGATCGCAGTCGTCTAGATTCTAAAAAAGAGTCGAAAACCGAAGCCGTACAGGGCGTAATTGCTAAACGCCTAGAAGATGAAGATATTCATGTTGGGCCTAGTGATTATGTCCCTTGGCAAAAAGACAACAAGGTAGCATTTATTCGCATTGAAGGTAAATTGTTTGGCGATGTGCCAATGAATTTAGAAATGAGACTTTCCGTCGAAGATTCTCCCAACTCCGCAGGGGTGGTCATCGATGCCATTCGCTGTTGTAAGCTCGGTCTAGATCGCGGTATTGGTGGCGTACTAACAGCGCCTTCTGCTTACTTTATGAAGCATCCACCAGAGCAGTTTACTGATGATCAAGCCTATCAAATGACTGAGGCTTTTATTGTCGAGCAATAA
- a CDS encoding translation initiation factor, translating to MAGQKKSKQNPIAYQEFGNVDNSKAMARGVPDLPPNQQDLRIQTTRSGRKGKTVTIVTGFQHKPETLSQLLKKLKSQCGSGGTVKDNSLEIQGDHKQKLLETLTKIGYKAKLSGG from the coding sequence ATGGCTGGTCAAAAGAAATCAAAGCAAAATCCGATTGCATATCAAGAGTTCGGCAACGTAGATAACTCCAAAGCTATGGCAAGGGGAGTTCCTGATTTACCACCCAACCAACAAGATTTAAGAATACAGACAACGCGATCGGGTAGAAAGGGTAAGACTGTTACTATTGTCACTGGGTTTCAGCATAAACCAGAAACTCTTAGTCAGCTATTGAAGAAGTTAAAAAGCCAATGTGGCAGTGGCGGGACGGTGAAAGATAACAGTTTGGAAATTCAGGGCGATCATAAACAGAAACTATTAGAGACGCTGACCAAAATTGGCTATAAAGCGAAACTCAGTGGTGGTTAA
- a CDS encoding NUDIX hydrolase yields MSVGKEPSEILERKLAYKGRKFDYEVVKLRLPNGVEGEWECIRHPGGALAVPVTADGKFVLVKQYRFTVEGRLLEFPAGTVEANESPFETIKREIEEETGYRANKWQDMGKFILAPGYSDEYIYAFLAQDLEKLAIPPQQDEDEDLEVVLMSESELEAAILNGEPIDGKSIACFYMARAYLKSS; encoded by the coding sequence ATGTCTGTAGGAAAAGAACCATCAGAAATTTTAGAGCGCAAGCTAGCTTACAAAGGGCGTAAGTTTGACTATGAAGTTGTGAAACTGCGTTTACCTAATGGAGTGGAGGGAGAATGGGAATGTATTCGCCATCCAGGGGGAGCTTTAGCTGTTCCCGTCACCGCTGATGGTAAGTTTGTCCTGGTTAAACAATATCGCTTCACTGTAGAAGGTAGATTGCTCGAATTTCCAGCAGGCACAGTAGAAGCCAATGAGTCTCCTTTTGAGACAATTAAGCGAGAAATAGAGGAAGAAACGGGCTATAGAGCGAATAAATGGCAAGATATGGGCAAATTTATTCTCGCCCCTGGATATTCTGATGAATATATTTATGCTTTTTTGGCACAAGATCTAGAAAAATTAGCTATCCCACCACAGCAGGATGAGGATGAGGATCTTGAGGTGGTGTTAATGAGCGAGTCGGAATTAGAAGCAGCTATTCTAAACGGTGAACCGATTGATGGCAAATCCATCGCCTGTTTTTACATGGCGCGGGCTTATTTAAAATCAAGCTAG
- a CDS encoding pentapeptide repeat-containing protein codes for MKLRIKFCLPAFISSVFTLVIALLVTISWGVAPAWSADYNKQSLINSDFSHQDLKDASFDHTNLRDSDLSFIDATGVRFFGANLAQANLEGANLSYASLESVRLTRANLTNAILTGAYLTNALMNETIITGADFTDALLSPTTEKKLCEVASGTNPTTGRNTKDTLYCP; via the coding sequence ATGAAACTCAGAATTAAATTTTGTCTACCCGCATTTATCTCCAGTGTTTTCACTTTAGTTATTGCCTTGCTCGTGACGATTTCCTGGGGAGTTGCTCCTGCTTGGAGTGCTGATTACAATAAACAATCTTTGATTAACTCAGATTTTTCCCACCAAGATCTAAAAGATGCTAGTTTCGACCATACTAATCTGCGAGACAGCGATCTGAGTTTTATTGATGCTACGGGGGTACGTTTTTTCGGGGCAAATTTGGCTCAAGCTAACTTGGAAGGTGCTAACCTCAGCTACGCCAGTTTAGAATCAGTGCGTCTTACCCGTGCCAATTTAACCAACGCAATCTTAACAGGAGCATATCTAACTAACGCTTTGATGAATGAAACAATCATTACAGGAGCAGATTTTACCGATGCTTTGCTCAGTCCTACCACGGAAAAAAAGCTCTGTGAAGTTGCCAGTGGCACTAACCCCACTACAGGTCGAAATACAAAAGATACGCTGTATTGTCCTTAA